GCCGCCTACCGTCAGGCCCACCCCCGCGCCTGACCTGCCGGGACGGGCCGGGCCTCCACCGGCCACTCCACCAACCGGCCACCCCACCGACCGACCGCCACCGCCGACCGGCCGTCACGCCGACCGGCCACCACACCCACCGACCGCCACCGCCGACCGAGCTTGGTCGTGCGACACAGCCGTGCAACACGGCCGCCGACCGGCCACGGCCGCCTACGGACGACCGGGTGGGCCGGCGATCATTGCCGGCTACCATCACCGCATGAGCGTCCCGCCGCCACCCGAGCCGATTCCCGGGGCACGACTGCTCTTCACCCTCGACCCCTCGGTCAGCTATCTCAACCACGGGGCGTTCGGCGCGGTGCCGCTCGGGGTGCAGCGGACCCAGCAACGGCTGCGCGACGAGATGGAGGCGAACCCGCAGCGCTTCTTCGGCCAGGCGCTGATCGACCGGCTCGCCCACACCCGGCGGCACCTGGCCGCCTTCCTCGGCGCCGACCCGGAGGGCACCGCCCTGGTCGGGAACACCACCACGGGGGTGGCCGTGGCCCTCCAGTCACTCGGTCTGCGCCCCGACGACGAGGTGCTCGGCACCGACCACGGGTATGGCGCGGTGAACCTCTCGGTGGCACGGGAGTGCCGGCGGACCGGCGCCACGACCCGTTCCCTGCACCTGCCCCGGGCAGCCAGCGACGCACAGATCGTGGAGATCGTCCGGGCCGGGATCCGCCCGGGGCGGACCCGACTGCTCCTGGTCGACCAGCTCACCTCGGCCACCGCCCGGGTGCTGCCGGTCGCCGCGCTGGTGGCCGTGGCCCGGGAGCACGGTGTTCCCGTCCTGGTGGACGCCGCACACGTGCCCGGGATGCTGCCGGTCCAGGTGGACGCGATCGGGGCCGACTTCTGGGTGGGCAACCTGCACAAGTGGGGGTTCGCCCCACGCGGCACCGCAGTGCTGGTGGTCGCCCCGCCGTGGCGGGAGCGGATCGAGCCGTTGGTGGTGTCCTGGCAGCAGGCGAGCGGTTTCCCGGGCAACGTCGAGTGGCAGGCCACCCTCGACTACACCGGCTGGCTGAGCGCCCCGGCCGGCCTCTACACGCTCCGCAGCCTCGGCGTAGAGCGGGTCCGCGCGCACAATGCCGCGCTCGCGGCGTACGGGCAGCGGGTGGTCGGGGCGGCCCTCGGGGTGCCGCCGGCCGACCTGCCCGACCCGGGCGGGCCGGGGGTGGCGATGCGGATCGTGCCGCTGCCACCGGGGATCGCCGGCACCCTGGAGGAGGCGGGTGCCCTACGCACCCGGATCGCCGATCGGCTCGCCACCGAGGTGTCGGTGATGGCCTGGCACGGCCTGGGGTGGCTACGGCTCTGCGGCCAGGTATACAACACCGCCGACGAGTACGAACGGCTGGCCGCCCGACTGCCGGCGCTGCTGGCTGAGCGCTGACCGGGTCCGGCCGAAGGCCAGCCAGGGCTGGCCGGATGCTGGACGCAGACCGGCCAAGGCTGGCCGAGGCCGACCGGGGCTGACCGAAGGCTGATCGGGGCTGACCGGCCACCCCACCGGGAGCAGGCGGACCGGGCCGAGGCCGAGCAGGGCCAGTGGATCCAGGTAGTCCGGACCCCGCCGCACCCCCCAGTGCAGGCAGCTTCCGGTCGGGACGGGGGTTCCCAGCGGGGGGCAGCCCGGATGCCCGGTCAACAGGGCTCCCAGCGGTGCGCCGGCCACCACCACGTCACCCGGACGCGCCACGGGGCGGACCGGCTCGTAGGTGGTCCGCAGGCCGCCGGGGTGGCCGACGGTGACCACCGGTCGGCCGGCGACCATACCGGCGAAGAGCACCGTGCCGGCACCGGCCGACCGGACGGTGGCACCGGACGCGGCGGCGAGGTCCACGCCCCGGTGACCGGCGAGCCACGGTCGCGGTGGCGGGTCGAACCGGCGCACCGGCCGAGGTGGACCGTCGAGCGGCCACCGGAACACCGGTGCCCGGGCGGACGGGGGTGGGGTGACCCGCCCGGCAGGCGGGGGCGGGGCAGACACGATCCCGGCGGGCCAGGGCGAACCGAACACGATCCCGGCGGCCCCGAGCGCCACCACCCGCCGCAGTCCTGTACGCATCACCGCAGCATGGCGGGACCGCCGGGCCGACGCCACGGACCGGTCGTCCGCTGTGGACGACGGGGCCGGTTGGGGAAAACCCCCGCCCGGCCCGTCGATCTGCTATGCCGCCCCGGTCCTGACCCGGCGCTGGACGGCCACGAAAACCCGGACGGAGCGGCCGGCAGGCGGACGGCCACGAAAACCCGGCCGGAGCGGCCGGCAGGCGGACGGCCACGAACCCCGGCCGGAGCGGCCGGCAGGCGGACGGCCACGAACCCCGGCCGGAGCGACCGGCAGGTCGAGGGCCACGAATCCCCGGCCCGGGCGTCCGACGGAGGGGCGGCCACGGCCCGGCGGACGACCGGCGGGTCACCCGGCAGCGGTCTAGGCTGGCGGCAGCGCAGCCGGGCGCGGAGCGGGAGGGCACCGATGACCACCATGGACGAGGTGAGCCGACCGTCGCGGGTCGCCGGGGCGGACGAGGCGATCAGTCCCGAGGAGCTCCAGCTGGCCGCCCGTAACCACGGCATCCCGCTCGAAGCGCTGCGCTACGACGTCACCCCGGCCGGTCTGCACTACCTGCTCATCCACTACGACATCCCGGATCTCGACCCGGCCGCCCACACACTGGCCGTGGACGGCGCGGTGGGTCGGCCGCTCCGGCTCGACCTGGCCGAGCTGCGCGAGCGCCCCCGGGTGACCCACCGGGTCACGATGGAGTGCGCCGGCAACGGGCGGGCGTTGCTGCACCCGCGCCCGGTCAGCCAGCCGTGGCTGGTGGAGGCGGTGGGCAACGCCGAGTGGGCCGGCACCCCGTTGGCGCCGTTGCTGCGCGAGGCGGGGATCGCGCCCGACGCGGTGGACGTGGTGTTCACCGGTGCCGACCATGGCGTGGAACGCGGGGTGGAGCAGGACTACCAGCGGGCCCTGCCGGTCGCCGACGCGCTGCGCGACGAGGTGTTGCTGGCGTACGAGATGAACGGCGCTCCCTTGCTGCCGCAGCACGGCGCACCGCTGCGGTTGATCGTCCCCGGCTGGTACGGCATGGCGCACGTCAAGTGGCTGCGCACGATCAGCGTGCTGACCGGGGAGTTCGACGGCTACCAGAACGCGGTGGCCTACCGGCTGCGGCGCGTCGCCGACGACCCGGGTGTGCCGGTGACCCGGATCGAGCCCCGGGCGCTGGTCCGGCCGCCGGGTTTCCCGGATTTCATGTCCCGCAGCAGGGTGCTGCGGCCGGGACCGTGCACGGTGGACGGACGGGCCTGGTCGGGGCACGCCCCGGTGGTGTCCGTGGAGGTGACCACGGACGGCGGGGCGAGCTGGGAGCCGGCCACCCTGGACCGGCCGGGCGGCGGCGAGTGGTCCTGGCGGCGCTGGCGGTACGACTGGACCCCGCGGCCCGGCCGCTATTCGCTGGGGGCGCGGGCGACCGACGCGTCGGGGCGCACCCAGCCGGTGGAGCAGCCGTGGAACCGGGGTGGTTTCGCCAACAACCTCGTCCAGCGGGTGGACGTGCTCGTCGTCGCGGAGTGAGACGGCCCGGTCCCGGCCCGGCGTCGACGGTGGGCGGCCGACGCGGGGCGGGGATCAGCTACCGAAGCCCGAGTCGGCGGGCAGCGAGATGTCGGGCTTCTCCAGCTCCTCGACGTTGACGTCCTTGAACGTCATCACCCGGACGTTCTTGACGAAGCGCGCCGGACGGTACATGTCCCAGACCCAGGCGTCGTGCATCTCGACCTCGAAGTAGACCTCGCCGTCGGAGTTGCGCACGTGCAGGTCCACCTGGTTGGCGAGGTAGAAGCGGCGTTCCGTCTCCACCACGTAGGAGAACTGACGGACGATGTCGCGGTACTCCCGGTAGAGCTGCAGCTCCATCTCGGTCTCGTACTTCTCGAGATCTTCCGCGCTCATCGCACTCCGCCTTCCATGACCACATCTTCCCCCACCGGTGCCGGAGGCCGAGGCTGCTCGCCCAACGCCACGCCGACGGTACCCCCTGGCGGGCCTGAGCGCTCCATCGGCTCCGGAGCGGCCGTGCCGAGCGGCCGGCGGGCCCGGGGCGGGGCGCCCTCCCGACCGGATACGGCAGCCACATTGACGTACGAGAACCGGTGCTCCACGCAGGGGCCACGGTCCCGCAGCGCCTCGGTGTGCTCGGCGGTGACGTACCCCTTGTGCTCGGCGAAGCCGTAGCCCGGGTGCCGGCCGTCCAGCTCCACCATGATCCGGTCCCGGGTGACCTTGGCCAGTACGCTGGCCGCCGCCACGCAGGCCGCCACCCGGTCACCCTTCCAGACCGCCAGCCCCGGCACGCCCAGCCCGTCGACCCCGAAGCCGTCGGTGAGCACGTACTCGGGTCTGGTGGTCAGCGAGGCCAGGGCGCGGCGCATCGCGGCCAGGTTGCACACGTGCAGCCCCCGGGCGTCGACCTCCTCGGCCGGGATGACCACCACCGCGTACGCCAGGGCACGGGCGACTACCTCGGCGTACACCCGCTCCCGGCTGGCCGGGGTGAGCAGCTTGGAGTCGGCCAGTCCCTCGATCTCGCCGCGTCGTCCCTCGGGGAGCACCGCGGCGGCGGCCACCAGCGGGCCGGCGCAGGCTCCCCGGCCGGCCTCGTCCGCGCCCGCGACGTGCCGGAAACCGCGACGTTGCAGGGCCCGCTCCAGCGCGTAGAGCCCACCGTCGCGGCGGACCACGGTGCGCGGCGGGGTCAGCACGACGCCTCCGACGTGGGGGTCGTCGCCAGCACCCGGGCGAGCAGGGCCGCCAGGTCGACCGGGTAGCACCGCTCGTCGGTGTCGGCCAGCTCGGCCACCGACCACCAGTGGTGCCCGGTGACGCTGGCCCGTTCGATGTCGTCGAACCCGGCCGTGTCCACCTGCCAGGTGGGCACCCGGACCACGAAGAACTCCTGTTCCTGGCGGTACCACACGCCGTTGAAGGGGAACTCGATCGTCTCGGAGTGCACCGGTGCGCCCAGTTCGGCCGGGGTCAGTCGCAGGCCGGTCTCCTCGGCCAGCTCGCGGGCCGCCCCGGCGGCCGGGGACTCACCGCCCGGTTCCAGCCCGCCGCCGGGGGTGAACCAGTACCGGTGGCCCGGCCGGGCCGGGTCGAAGCCCGCGAAGAGGAGCACCCGACCGGACGCGTCGACGAGCAGCACACGGGCCGCGCGGCGGGGGTGGAAGTCGGTCACCGTACCAGCCTGCCAGACGGTGCCGGCGGTCGGCCACGCCCCGGCGGCCAGAACCGGTTCAGGGGTTGGGGATGCCGTCGAACGACTTGGGCACGGTCAGCCAGGTGGCCCGGTCGAACGGCCAGAAGACGGTGAAGGCCCGACCCACCACCTCACCCTCGGGGATGGTGGCGCTGTCGATGTTGCGACCGGACTGCTGCCAGTGCTCCAGGGAGTCGCCGGAGGCCGACCGGTGGTCGCCCATCACCCAGAGCCGCCCCGCCGGGACGGTGATGTCGAACTCCTGGTCGGCGGGCTTGTCCTGCTGCCCGTTGGCGGAGTAGATGTACGGCTCGTCGAGGGACTTGCCGTTGATCGTCAGCCGTTCCTGCGCGTCACAGCAGACCACGTGGTCGCCGCCGACCCCGATCACCCGCTTGATGAAGTCCTCGCCGTCGGGGTTGCCGCTCCACTCGGTCGGCGCCTTGAAGACCACCACCTCGCCGCGGTGCGGTGAGCGGAAGTCGTAGACCAGTTTGTTGACCAGCACCCGATCGTCGATCTTGAGAGTGTTCTCCATGGACGGCGACGGGATGAAGAAGGTCTGCAGCACGAATGCGCGGACCAGCACCGCCACCAGGATCGCGACGCCCAGGAGGATGGGCAGCTCCTTCCAGAAGGAGCTGCGCGGCTTTTCGGTCTGCTCGTCAATCACGGGTGGAGCCTACGTCGCCGGAGCCGAACGGGCCGCCCGGAACGCCGGAGGTGTTCCGGCCACCGGGAACGTCGTGGCCGGCCCGGGTGCCGCCGTGGTCGCCCGCCGGCACCGCCCGGCCGGGCCGCCCGCCCGGACCGTCCGGACCGGGCCACCATGGCCAGCACGGCGGTGATCGGGAGGAGCAGGGCCACGTCCCCGGACGGGGTCGGCCGGACCGGCGACGGCGCGGTGGGCGCGGCGGCGGAGTCGGACAGCCGGGCGAAGGTGTCCGGGACCGGCAGTGACGTCCATCGGGAGGACGGCCACACCACCATGAACGCCCGGCCCACCACGTTGTCGATCGGCACCGGACCCTGGCAGCGGGCGTCCTGGGAGACCAGCCGGTGGTCGCCCATCACGAAGATCTGACCCGGGGGTACGACCACCTCGTCGAACCGGCGGGACCGGCACTCCTTCGGGTTCGGCGGTACGTCCAGGGGCGAGTCGCGCACCACGTACGGCTCGTCCAGCGGGATGCCGTTGACCAGCACCCGCCCCTGGTCGTCGCAGCACTTGACCCGGTCACCGGGCACCCCGATGACCCGCTTGATGAAGTCCTTCTCGCCGGGACGGCCCACCCCGACCAGGTCACCGAGGGTGCGACCGATCTTGCCGACGGCCCCGGTCGGCGGGACCGGGCTCTCCAGGGCGACCCACTTGTCAGTGCCCCGGAAGACCACCACCTCGCCGCGCAGCGGGTCACGGACGTCGTAGACGACCTTGTTGACCAGGACCCGGTCGCCGATGAGGAGGGTGTCCTCCATCGAGCTGGAGGGGATGAAGAAGGCCTGGAGCAGGAAGGTGCGGATCAGCACCGCGAGACAGAAGGCCACGATCAGCAGCAGCGGCAGCTCCTGCCAGAGGGGCATCTGCCGACGGGTGGGTCGGCTCCGCCGACGCCACGGGTCGGCCGTGTCGTTCGAGTCAAGCACCTGCACCACGCCACTCCCCGGTCCGCAGAAACGACACTACCGCCCGGGAGCCTCGTCGAGGCCCCACGGGCGGCAGTGGACGATCGGAGCGCCGCGACCCGCGTCGCGGCGCCACCTGCCGGTCTGCGCCCGTACCGATCAGCGTAGTGCGCTCTGCTCGATACGACATCCGCGCAGGTCAGGCGGCGTGGCGGAGGGAAGTCAGCTGGGCTGCTTCTCCCGCTTCTCCTTGATCTTGGCCTTCTTGCCGCGCAGCTCACGCAGGTAGTAGAGCTTGGCCCGGCGGACGTCACCGCGGGTCACGACCTCGATCCGGTCGATGCCCGGGCCGTTGAGCGGGTACGTCCGCTCCACGCCCACACCGAAGCTGACCTTGCGGACCGAGAAGGTCTCGCGCAGACCGTCACCCTGGCGGCGGATGACGACGCCCTGGAAGATCTGGACCCGGGACCGGTTGCCCTCGACGACCCGCGCGTGCACCTTGACGGTGTCACCGGCACGGAAGTCGGGGAGGTCGGTGCGCTTCGACTGGGCGTCAAGGGCGTCCAGGATGTTCATCGCTGCGTCCTCGTGATGCTCACGGCGCACCGTCACTCGGTGCGCGGATGGGTGATTCTGATCCCCGGGTGGCGGCCGGACGCGCCGGTGCCGGTCGGGGATCCTCGCAGCCACCCACGGGCGTGGGCGGATGCGGCAACCCCCCTACTTTGCCACATCTCCCGGGGGCAGCGGAAACCCACCCCGCTCCAGGGTGGCCACGTCCCGTTTGTCCAGGCTCTCCGGGGGCAGCGCGGTGATCAGGTCGGCCCGTCGGGTGGCCGTCCGGGTCAGCGCCTCGTCCCGTCGCCAGCGGGCGATCCGGCCGTGGTCGCCCGAGCGGAGCACCTCGGGCACCTCGTGGCCCCGCCAGCTCGCCGGCTTGGTGTACATCGGGGCTTCCAGCAGGCCGTGGGCGTGCGACTCGTCGTCCAGCGAACCGGCGTTGCCGAGCACCCCGGGCAGCAGCCGGGTGACCGCCTCCAGGATCACCAGCACCGCGACCTCGCCCCCGAAGAGCACGTAGTCGCCGAGCGAGACCTCGGTGACCCGCAGCCGGGTCGCCGCGTGGTCGAGCACCCGCTGGTCGATGCCCTCGTACCGGCCGCAGGCGAAGAGCAGGTGCGACTCGGCCGCCAGCTCGTGCGCCATCGCCTGACTGAACGGCACCCCGGCCGGGGAGGGGACCAGCAGCCGGGGCAGGGTCAGGCCGTCCGGGGCCAGCTCGTCGGGGGCCAGCGCGTCCAGCGCCGCACCCCACGGCTCCGGCCGCATCACCATGCCCGGCCCGCCGCCGTACGGCGTGTCGTCGACCGTGCGGTGCACGTCGTGGGTCCAGCTCCGCAGGTCGTGTACGGCCAGCCGGAGCAGGCCCTGCTCCCGGGCCCGCCCGATCAGCGACAGGTCCAGCGGGGCGAAGTACTCCGGGAAGATCGACACGATGTCGACGCGCATGTGGGTGGCTTCCGGTCTAGAGGTCGAGCAGACCGGCCGGCGGGTCGACGACGACGCGTCCGCCGGCGAGATCGACCTCCGGGACGATCGCCTTGACGAACGGGATCAGCGCACTGCCCCCCTGCGGGCGGCGCAGGACGAGCAGGTCGGACGCGGGCGCGTGGTCGATCTTGGCCACCTCGCCGAGATGCTCACCGGCCGGGGTCACCACGGCCAGACCGACCAACTGGTGGTCGTGGAACTCCTCCGGGTCCTCCGGCGGGGCGACGGTGGAGCTGTCCACCCCGACCAGGGTGCCGCGCAACGCCTCGGCGGTCTCCCGGTCGAGGACCCCCTCGAAGGCCACCAGCATCCGGCCCTGGTGCATCCGGGCCGACTCGATGGTCAGTTCACCGGGGACCTGGTACGCCACCCCCGGCTCGCCGCCGGTCGGGGCCGGCTCGGCGGCCCGCCCCCCGGCGCCCCGGTGCGTCGCCCCCGGCTCGGTGCGCAGCACCGCGCCGGGGGCGAAACGCGCTTCGGGCTCGTCGGTCCGCACCTCCACGGTGACCTCACCGCGGATCCCGTGCGGCTTGCCGATCCTGCCGACGATGAGCAGCATCAGTACGAGTCGACGATGTCGACGCGTACCCCGCGTCCACCGATGGAGCCGATCACCTGACGCAGTGCCTTCGCGGTCCGGCCGGACCGTCCGATCACCGTGCCGAGATCCTCCGGGTGCACGCGGACTTCCAGCCGCTTGCCCCGACGGGAGTCGACCATCCGGACGCGCACGTCGTCCGGGTGGTCGACAATTCCCTTGACCAGGTGCTCCAGGGCGGGACGCAGCGGCATGTCAGGCCTGCTCACCGGCGTCGGCAGCAGCAGCCGGGGCCTCGGCCGGAGCCTCGGTCTTCGGCGCCTCGGCCGGAGCCTCCGCCTTGGCGGCCTTGCGGGCCGGCTTGGCCGGGGTCTCCGGGGCCAGGCCGGCAGCGGCCTTCGCCTCGGCCTCGTACGCCGCCTTGCGGTCGGCCCGCTCGGCGGCGACCTTCAGCGGCGGCGGGGCCGGCAGGCCCTTGTACTTCTGCCAGTCGCCGGTCAGCTCCAGCAGACGCTGGACGGCCTCGCTCGGCTGCGCGCCGACCGAGAGCCAGTACTGGACCCGCTCCGACTTGACCTCGATGATCGAAGGATCTTCCTTCGGCTGGTACACGCCCACGAACTCGATCGCGCGACCGTCACGCTTGGTGCGCGAGTCGGCGACGACGATGCGGTACTGCGGGTTGCGGATCTTGCCCATCCGCAGGAGCCGGATCTTTACGGCCACAGTTGTTTCGCTCCTGTTGCGATTTCACCGGCCCGGCTACGGGCGGTGCACGGGTGAGCGTCGACCGGCGCAGTGGGGTTGCGCCGGAGGCTGCTCGGTGGACTGGCGACACGCCCGGGTTAGAGGGCGCCGAACGCGCGCCGGATACCAGCGGCCTATTGTGCCAGATCGCCCGCCGGACGCTCACATCGGCCCGACCGGCGAAGGGGTCGACGCGGGGCCGGTGTGAGCGACGACACACTCAGCGTACGGGCGGGCGGTCCCAGCCGGGCGGCAGCTCCGTCGGAGCCGTCCAGTCGGCCGGCGGGACGAAGTCGCACCAGGTGCCGTCGAACGGGAACTCCCCCGCCTCGGCGAGGGCGATCACCCGCTGACCCTCGGCGCGGACCGCCTTCTCGTCGGCCACCCAGTAGTGGTCGGGGAAGGCCAGCCGCTCGGTGAACTCGTCCTCGTCCTTCCACCGCCAACTGCGGTCGGGGCTGACCACCACGTCCAGGTCCTGGTCGACCACGTCCACCCCGGCCACCGACCCGTCGTCCCACCGGACTCCGGGCTCCTCCAGGTTGACGTACCAGGTGGCGAAGCGGTCCTGCTGGTCGCGGAAGAACCACACCGAGTGGGCCGCCCCGGCGGGCAGGAACTCCAGCAGCGGCGGGCCGTTCCACCGCCCCCGGGCCAGCCGGTACGACGAGGCGATCCACTCGGTGAACGGCATCGCCCGCATGCCCAGGCCCGCCTCGGACACCTCGTGCGCCACCGGCGTGTCCCGGGCCACCCAGAGCAGCAGCCCCCGGTCGTCGTCGAGAACCACCCGGGCCGCCCGGACCCAACCGATGCGGCCGTTCCGCACGTTCCGGTGCATGATCAGCTGACCTGGCGCGAAACGCACCACACCTCCACAGGTCTAGACGGGCTGGCGGCGCACCGGCCCCGGCGGCGCGTCCGGCTCGCGCCGCGCCCCCGGCACCCGCCGCACGGCGGCGGCCCCGGACGGATGCGGCACCGGACGGATGCGGCACCGGACGGATGCGGCACCGCACGGCGGCGGCACCGGACGACGGTAGCCCCGGACGACGGTGGCCCCGGGCGGATGCGGCACCGCACGGCGGCGATCCCGGGCGGGATGCGGGACCACGGGGCCGGGTCCGCGGAGCCGACCCCGTGGTCCGCCGCAGGTGCCCGGGTGGGCGGGGCTCAGTAGGCGCGGGCCAGGATGGCGGTGAGGTCCGGCTCGTCCTCGTGGTCCGGGACGGAGCCGTCGGCCCGCAGCAGGCAGCGGACGGTGACGCCCTGGCCGTTCGCCTCGGCCTCACCCGCGAGGCCGACGGCCGACCACGGCACCATCGCCCAGCCGGTGGCCGCCGCCTCGATCGCCTCGGCGAGGGTGGACACCTCGACGGTGCGGGACCGCCGGTGGGCGAGCGCCTCGTCGTGCAGCGCCTGCTGGTCGGCCTCCAGGGCCGCCAGGACAGCGCCGACCACGTCCGCGACCGGGGTGGGCGCCTTCGAGCCGTTCGTCCGCCGGACCACGACCGCGTTACCGGCGGCCAGGTCGCGGGGGCCGACCTCGACGCGTACCGGATAGCCCCGCAGCTCGGCGTCGACGGCCCGGCGGCCGAACGCGGTGTCGACGCGGTCGTCGAGCGCTACCCGGACCCCGGCGTCGCGCAGCGCGTCGCGCAGCTTGGCCGCCGCCTCGCCGACCCCCTCGCCGTCCTTGACGATCATGACGTACGCCTGCACCGGAGCCAGCCGCGGCGGCACCCGCAGGCCGTTGTCGTCACCGTGCGCCATGATCAACCCGCCGAGCATCCGGGTCGAGGTACCCCAGGAGGTCGTCCAGGCGTGCTCCCGGCCCCCCTCGGCCGAGGAGTAGCTGATGTCGAACGCCTTGGCGAAGTTCTGCCCCAGCTCGTGACTGGTGCCGAGCTGGAGCGCCTTGCCGTCGCCCATCATGCCTTCGCAGGTGTAGGTGGCGGTCGCCCCGGCGAAGCGCTCCCGGGCGGTCTTCAGCCCGACCACCACCGGGATGCCCAGCACGTTGACCATCAGGTCCTCGTACGCCTCGTGCAGAATCCGGCGCGCGTAGGCGCGGGCGTCGGAACGCGTGGCGTGCGCGGTGTGCCCCTCCTGCCAGAGGAACTCGCTGGTGCGCAGGAAGACCCGGGGGCGCAGCTCCCAGCGGACCACGTTCGCCCACTGGTTGAGCAGCAGCGGCAGGTCCCGGTACGAGTCGATCCACTTGGCCATGAACTCGCCGATCACCGTCTCGCTGGTGGGGCGCACCACCACCGGCTCGGCGAGCTGCTTGCCGCCACCGTGGGTGACCACCGCCAGCTCCGGCGAGAAGCCCTCGACGTGCTCGGCCTCGCGCTTGAGATAGCTCTCCGGGATGAACAGCGGGAAGTAGGCGTTCTCCGCGCCGGCCGCCTTGATCCGGGCGTCCATCTCGGCCTGCATCCGCTCCCAGATGGCGTAGCCGGCCGGGCGGATGACCATGGTCCCCCGGACCGGGCCGTTGTCGGCCAGCTTCGCCTTGGCGATCAGGTCCTGGTACCAGCGGGGAAAATCCTCCGCACGGGGAGTGAGCACGCGAGCCATGACCGCACATCCTATGCGCCCGTCTCCGGGCCGGCGCGATCGGGCGCGGCATCACCCAGATCCCACCACCAAACACGCCCCACGCCCCACGCCCCACGCCCCACGCCCCACGCCCCACGCCAAGATCGTGCTACTTCCGGGATGTAGTGGCATCCCCGTGCCGCGAGGCCACTACATCCCGGATCGAGCACGATCTTGCCAGCGGACGGCACGGGGAGGGGGGCCGGGGAGGCGGGGAGGCGGGGACCGGGGAGGGTCAGCGGACCAGCCGGCCGCGCAGGACGATCCGGGAGGGGGTGCGTACCACGGTCAGGTCGCGGCGCGGATCCTCGGGGTAGACGACCAGGTCGGCCAGACCACCCTCGACGAGACCGGGGAAGCCGAGCCACTCCCGGGACCG
Above is a window of Micromonospora rifamycinica DNA encoding:
- a CDS encoding sulfite oxidase — protein: MTTMDEVSRPSRVAGADEAISPEELQLAARNHGIPLEALRYDVTPAGLHYLLIHYDIPDLDPAAHTLAVDGAVGRPLRLDLAELRERPRVTHRVTMECAGNGRALLHPRPVSQPWLVEAVGNAEWAGTPLAPLLREAGIAPDAVDVVFTGADHGVERGVEQDYQRALPVADALRDEVLLAYEMNGAPLLPQHGAPLRLIVPGWYGMAHVKWLRTISVLTGEFDGYQNAVAYRLRRVADDPGVPVTRIEPRALVRPPGFPDFMSRSRVLRPGPCTVDGRAWSGHAPVVSVEVTTDGGASWEPATLDRPGGGEWSWRRWRYDWTPRPGRYSLGARATDASGRTQPVEQPWNRGGFANNLVQRVDVLVVAE
- the lepB gene encoding signal peptidase I, which translates into the protein MIDEQTEKPRSSFWKELPILLGVAILVAVLVRAFVLQTFFIPSPSMENTLKIDDRVLVNKLVYDFRSPHRGEVVVFKAPTEWSGNPDGEDFIKRVIGVGGDHVVCCDAQERLTINGKSLDEPYIYSANGQQDKPADQEFDITVPAGRLWVMGDHRSASGDSLEHWQQSGRNIDSATIPEGEVVGRAFTVFWPFDRATWLTVPKSFDGIPNP
- the rplS gene encoding 50S ribosomal protein L19 produces the protein MNILDALDAQSKRTDLPDFRAGDTVKVHARVVEGNRSRVQIFQGVVIRRQGDGLRETFSVRKVSFGVGVERTYPLNGPGIDRIEVVTRGDVRRAKLYYLRELRGKKAKIKEKREKQPS
- a CDS encoding aminotransferase class V-fold PLP-dependent enzyme → MSVPPPPEPIPGARLLFTLDPSVSYLNHGAFGAVPLGVQRTQQRLRDEMEANPQRFFGQALIDRLAHTRRHLAAFLGADPEGTALVGNTTTGVAVALQSLGLRPDDEVLGTDHGYGAVNLSVARECRRTGATTRSLHLPRAASDAQIVEIVRAGIRPGRTRLLLVDQLTSATARVLPVAALVAVAREHGVPVLVDAAHVPGMLPVQVDAIGADFWVGNLHKWGFAPRGTAVLVVAPPWRERIEPLVVSWQQASGFPGNVEWQATLDYTGWLSAPAGLYTLRSLGVERVRAHNAALAAYGQRVVGAALGVPPADLPDPGGPGVAMRIVPLPPGIAGTLEEAGALRTRIADRLATEVSVMAWHGLGWLRLCGQVYNTADEYERLAARLPALLAER
- the trmD gene encoding tRNA (guanosine(37)-N1)-methyltransferase TrmD, with the translated sequence MRVDIVSIFPEYFAPLDLSLIGRAREQGLLRLAVHDLRSWTHDVHRTVDDTPYGGGPGMVMRPEPWGAALDALAPDELAPDGLTLPRLLVPSPAGVPFSQAMAHELAAESHLLFACGRYEGIDQRVLDHAATRLRVTEVSLGDYVLFGGEVAVLVILEAVTRLLPGVLGNAGSLDDESHAHGLLEAPMYTKPASWRGHEVPEVLRSGDHGRIARWRRDEALTRTATRRADLITALPPESLDKRDVATLERGGFPLPPGDVAK
- a CDS encoding NUDIX hydrolase, whose translation is MTDFHPRRAARVLLVDASGRVLLFAGFDPARPGHRYWFTPGGGLEPGGESPAAGAARELAEETGLRLTPAELGAPVHSETIEFPFNGVWYRQEQEFFVVRVPTWQVDTAGFDDIERASVTGHHWWSVAELADTDERCYPVDLAALLARVLATTPTSEASC
- the rpsP gene encoding 30S ribosomal protein S16, which encodes MAVKIRLLRMGKIRNPQYRIVVADSRTKRDGRAIEFVGVYQPKEDPSIIEVKSERVQYWLSVGAQPSEAVQRLLELTGDWQKYKGLPAPPPLKVAAERADRKAAYEAEAKAAAGLAPETPAKPARKAAKAEAPAEAPKTEAPAEAPAAAADAGEQA
- a CDS encoding DUF402 domain-containing protein; the encoded protein is MRFAPGQLIMHRNVRNGRIGWVRAARVVLDDDRGLLLWVARDTPVAHEVSEAGLGMRAMPFTEWIASSYRLARGRWNGPPLLEFLPAGAAHSVWFFRDQQDRFATWYVNLEEPGVRWDDGSVAGVDVVDQDLDVVVSPDRSWRWKDEDEFTERLAFPDHYWVADEKAVRAEGQRVIALAEAGEFPFDGTWCDFVPPADWTAPTELPPGWDRPPVR
- a CDS encoding DUF2469 domain-containing protein; translated protein: MSAEDLEKYETEMELQLYREYRDIVRQFSYVVETERRFYLANQVDLHVRNSDGEVYFEVEMHDAWVWDMYRPARFVKNVRVMTFKDVNVEELEKPDISLPADSGFGS
- the rimM gene encoding ribosome maturation factor RimM (Essential for efficient processing of 16S rRNA), translated to MLIVGRIGKPHGIRGEVTVEVRTDEPEARFAPGAVLRTEPGATHRGAGGRAAEPAPTGGEPGVAYQVPGELTIESARMHQGRMLVAFEGVLDRETAEALRGTLVGVDSSTVAPPEDPEEFHDHQLVGLAVVTPAGEHLGEVAKIDHAPASDLLVLRRPQGGSALIPFVKAIVPEVDLAGGRVVVDPPAGLLDL
- a CDS encoding ribonuclease HII is translated as MLTPPRTVVRRDGGLYALERALQRRGFRHVAGADEAGRGACAGPLVAAAAVLPEGRRGEIEGLADSKLLTPASRERVYAEVVARALAYAVVVIPAEEVDARGLHVCNLAAMRRALASLTTRPEYVLTDGFGVDGLGVPGLAVWKGDRVAACVAAASVLAKVTRDRIMVELDGRHPGYGFAEHKGYVTAEHTEALRDRGPCVEHRFSYVNVAAVSGREGAPPRARRPLGTAAPEPMERSGPPGGTVGVALGEQPRPPAPVGEDVVMEGGVR
- a CDS encoding RNA-binding protein, producing MPTPVSRPDMPLRPALEHLVKGIVDHPDDVRVRMVDSRRGKRLEVRVHPEDLGTVIGRSGRTAKALRQVIGSIGGRGVRVDIVDSY